From a region of the Salminus brasiliensis chromosome 4, fSalBra1.hap2, whole genome shotgun sequence genome:
- the prkcha gene encoding protein kinase C eta type yields the protein MRFSGSMRLRIGEAVHLQPTSAATRHAALFGKAAHALDPYIVVKVDEYRVGQTRTKPRTSSPTYNEEFSACVSAGGTLELAVFHDAPIGYDEFIANCTIRFQDLMETTSTEETFEGWVDLEPEGKVYIVISLTGSFTDDDTVVNPHQFKQLTRKRQQAVRRRIHQVNGHKFMSTYLKQPTFCFHCKDFIWGVFGKQGYQCQVCTCVVHKRCHQLVVTECPRMKKPAKEQTTNQGFSINVPHKFNIHNYKVPTFCDHCGSLLWGIVKQGLHCKICKMNVHIRCKGNVAPNCGVNNVELANKLAEMGLQPGGMAKRNSLSPAALEAHSRNMSVKRDCEATEKEPGRTLGMGDFTFLQVLGKGSFGKVMLARLNSTDQVFAIKVLKKDIILQDDDVECTMTEKRVLSLARSHPYLTQLYCCFQNPERLFFVMEFVNGGDLMFHIQKSRKFEENRARFYTAEISSALIFLHSKGIIYRDLKLDNVLLDKDGHCKLADFGMCKEGMFEGAVTGTFCGTPDYIAPEILQEMLYGPSVDWWALGVLLYEMLSGHAPFEAENEDDLFECILNEEIIYASWLSANAVDILKAFLMKNPSRRLGCVAVDGGENAIISHAFFSTIDWDKLNQRELEPPFKPRIKTPEDVNNFDPDFTQEEAILTPIEDPIIPPINQDEFRNFSFTSPEILQFCPP from the exons atgcGTTTCTCCGGCTCCATGCGACTTCGTATCGGTGAGGCTGTGCACCTGCAGCCCACCTCTGCTGCCACACGCCACGCTGCCCTCTTCGGTAAAGCGGCGCATGCACTGGACCCGTACATCGTGGTGAAAGTGGATGAGTACCGTGTGGGCCAGACCCGCACCAAGCCCCGCACCAGCTCCCCCACCTACAACGAGGAGTTCAGTGCGTGTGTGAGTGCCGGCGGCACGCTGGAGCTCGCCGTCTTCCACGACGCTCCTATAGGATATGATGAGTTCATCGCAAACTGCACCATCCGCTTCCAGGACCTGATGGAGACCACCAGCACTGAGGAGACATTCGAGGGATGG GTTGACCTGGAGCCAGAGGGCAAAGTATACATTGTAATTAGTCTCACTGGATCCTTTACAGACG ACGACACTGTGGTGAATCCTCATCAGTTTAAGCAGCTGACCCGAAAACGGCAGCAAGCCGTCCGCCGCCGCATCCACCAGGTCAACGGACACAAGTTCATGTCCACGTACCTCAAACAgcccaccttctgcttccactgcAAGGACTTCAtatg gggtGTGTTTGGGAAACAGGGATACCAGTGTCAGG tctGTACATGTGTTGTCCACAAGAGATGCCATCAGCTGGTTGTGACTGAGTGTCCACGCATGAAGAAGCCTGCCAAAGAacag ACGACCAATCAGGGTTTCAGCATAAACGTTCCGCACAAGTTCAACATCCACAACTATAAGGTTCCTACTTTCTGTGATCACTGCGGGTCACTGCTTTGGGGCATCGTGAAACAAGGCCTGCACTGCAAGA TCTGTAAGATGAATGTGCACATACGCTGTAAGGGGAATGTAGCGCCGAACTGCGGAGTGAACAATGTGGAACTGGCCAACAAACTGGCAGAAATGGGCCTGCAGCCCGGGGGGATGGCCAAACGCAACTCACtg tctccAGCAGCTCTGGAAGCACACTCCCGCAACATGAGTGTGAAGAGGGATTGTGAGGCTACGGAGAAAGAGCCGGGTCGGACTCTAGGCATGGGGGACTTTACCTTTCTGCAGGTTCTTGGCAAGGGCAGCTTtggcaag gtgatgCTGGCCCGTCTGAACAGCACCGATCAGGTCTTCGCCATAAAGGTGTTGAAGAAGGACATCATTCTGCAGGATGATGATGTGGAGTGCACAATGACCGAAAAACGAgtgctctcgctcgctcgctctcaccCGTACCTCACCCAGCTCTACTGCTGCTTCCAGAACCCG gagCGTTTGTTCTTCGTGATGGAGTTTGTGAACGGGGGGGATTTGATGTTCCACATTCAGAAATCCAGGAAGTTTGAGGAGAACAGAGCGAGGTTCTACACAGCCGAGATATCCTCCGCTCTCATCTTCCTGCATAGCAAGGGCATTAtatacag agaTCTGAAGCTGGATAACGTGCTGCTGGATAAGGACGGGCACTGTAAGCTGGCAGACTTCGGCATGTGTAAGGAGGGGATGTTCGAGGGAGCCGTTACCGGAACCTTCTGCGGAACCCCTGATTACATCGCCCCTGAG ATCCTGCAGGAGATGCTGTACGGGCCTTCGGTGGACTGGTGGGCTCTGGGCGTGCTCCTTTACGAGATGCTCTCGGGCCACGCCCCCTTCGAGGCGGAGAATGAGGACGACCTGTTTGAGTGCATCCTGAACGAGGAGATCATCTACGCCTCCTGGCTCAGCGCCAACGCCGTGGACATCCTGAAGGCA TTCCTAATGAAGAACCCTTCTCGACGTTTGGGATGTGTGGCAGTGGACGGTGGGGAGAACGCCATCATCAGTCACGCCTTCTTCAGCACCATCGACTGGGACAAGCTGAACCAGCGGGAGCTGGAGCCGCCCTTTAAGCCACGAATC AAAACTCCAGAGGACGTCAACAACTTCGACCCGGACTTCACACAGGAAGAGGCCATCCTCACGCCCATCGAGGACCCCATAATCCCGCCCATCAACCAGGACGAGTTCCGCAACTTCTCTTTCACTTCTCCAGAGATTTTGCAGTTTTGCCCACCATag